The following proteins are encoded in a genomic region of Borreliella mayonii:
- a CDS encoding ErpC protein, translating to MNKQMLIIFAVFALIISCKNFATGKDIKQNSEGKIKGFLDKILDPAKDRITSSGLKADEVAKKLQEEEKNELMQGDDPNNGVISPPPALPASGQDNAPGLKVEQQSGGQQEEQAKVGKEDKGEGEKVEVRIRKEKEENKEGNAKEKEEGEKQKAKAKEEAKQKAERLKREEEQKRKEIEIRQEERQLNNQIGTLVSKIDEINRSIDTIKQQTSVGAQGIIDRITGPIYDDFTDDTNQAIYHIWDLEEEDSELGKLLEELSDTRDALRTKLNVDNQAYLADSKEEPSLKENVKVSEINSELTDLKSKLEEVKKYLEDESNFEEIKGYIEGSNSY from the coding sequence ATGAATAAACAAATGTTGATTATTTTTGCTGTTTTTGCGTTGATAATTTCTTGCAAGAATTTTGCAACTGGTAAAGATATAAAACAAAATTCAGAAGGGAAAATTAAAGGATTTTTAGATAAGATTTTAGATCCAGCAAAGGATAGAATCACTTCAAGTGGGCTAAAAGCAGATGAAGTGGCAAAAAAGTTACAAGAAGAAGAAAAAAATGAATTAATGCAGGGCGACGATCCTAATAATGGCGTAATAAGTCCTCCCCCAGCATTGCCGGCAAGTGGTCAAGATAATGCACCGGGATTAAAAGTAGAACAACAAAGTGGTGGTCAACAAGAAGAACAAGCTAAAGTAGGAAAGGAAGATAAGGGGGAAGGAGAAAAAGTAGAGGTTAGAATTAGAAAAGAAAAAGAAGAGAATAAAGAGGGAAATGCTAAAGAAAAAGAAGAAGGAGAAAAACAAAAAGCTAAAGCTAAAGAAGAAGCTAAGCAAAAAGCAGAACGGCTAAAACGAGAAGAAGAACAAAAGAGAAAAGAAATAGAAATACGACAAGAAGAAAGGCAACTTAATAACCAAATTGGAACACTTGTAAGTAAAATAGATGAGATTAATAGGAGTATTGATACGATAAAGCAACAAACGAGCGTAGGAGCACAAGGAATTATAGATAGAATTACGGGGCCTATATACGATGATTTTACCGATGATACTAATCAAGCCATATACCATATTTGGGATTTAGAAGAAGAAGACTCAGAATTAGGAAAGTTATTGGAAGAATTGAGTGATACTAGAGACGCGTTAAGAACTAAATTAAATGTTGACAATCAAGCATATCTTGCTGATAGCAAGGAGGAGCCTTCTCTAAAAGAAAATGTAAAGGTTAGCGAAATTAACTCCGAATTAACAGATCTAAAATCAAAATTAGAAGAAGTTAAAAAATATCTTGAAGACGAATCTAATTTTGAAGAAATTAAAGGATACATCGAGGGTAGTAATTCATATTGA
- a CDS encoding tyrosine-type recombinase/integrase, whose protein sequence is MDMNNYFNLNNFDTNFILKFFQDYLKVVNENKILKNSLENSSKPKKETLKPTPKFYLTPKAIKIIEKCVKTLKQIDPISGWFLHLLAISGCRGAELQKVKMQDITPLLSKTGEIFYNIKVNIAKKRNVTCIREIVINSEEFRAIQKAHENYFNSKNLDLRRTYLFQKTKHKFKDNQISIINISKKFKNLLKKSGFCANKSLHLFRNLFISYLKSNGYNSFQIKELMKYHSTSEIDNIYGLSAANKIHAYKCMKNNLKL, encoded by the coding sequence ATGGATATGAATAATTACTTTAATTTAAATAATTTCGATACAAATTTTATACTCAAATTCTTCCAAGACTATCTAAAGGTAGTAAATGAAAACAAAATTCTTAAAAATTCACTAGAAAATTCATCTAAACCAAAAAAAGAAACTTTAAAGCCAACTCCTAAGTTTTATTTGACCCCAAAAGCTATCAAAATAATTGAAAAATGCGTCAAAACATTAAAACAAATTGACCCAATTTCTGGTTGGTTTTTACATCTACTCGCAATAAGTGGGTGCAGGGGCGCAGAACTGCAAAAAGTAAAAATGCAAGATATTACTCCCCTATTAAGTAAAACTGGAGAAATTTTTTACAATATAAAAGTAAATATCGCTAAAAAAAGAAATGTCACTTGTATTAGAGAAATTGTCATCAATTCCGAAGAGTTCCGGGCTATTCAAAAAGCCCACGAAAATTATTTTAATAGTAAAAATCTTGACTTACGACGTACTTATCTTTTCCAAAAAACCAAACATAAATTTAAAGACAATCAAATTAGTATTATCAATATTTCTAAAAAATTTAAAAATCTTCTCAAAAAATCGGGATTTTGCGCTAATAAATCGCTCCATTTATTTAGAAATTTGTTTATTTCATATTTAAAATCTAATGGCTACAATTCTTTTCAAATTAAAGAGCTTATGAAATATCATTCAACTTCCGAAATTGATAATATATATGGACTTTCTGCTGCTAATAAAATTCACGCTTATAAATGCATGAAAAATAATTTAAAACTGTAA
- a CDS encoding ErpL protein, with product MNKKMKMFIICVVFVLISSCKNFATSKDLEGSVQDLENAEQNVKKSEQELKKQVEGFLEILETKDLNTLDTKDIEKQIQELKEKIDNSYSKKTSLKTYSEYEKAIKQIKEKLKDKEELEEKLNELLESLKKKKEERRKALQEAKQEFENFKKQVDSTTGETHGQRAGNQGQVGRQAWMKAKEFGLSVNYSGNNGANTGDMTNGVIDDALKKIEEELKEIEEDEKE from the coding sequence ATGAATAAAAAAATGAAAATGTTTATTATTTGTGTTGTTTTTGTACTGATAAGTTCTTGCAAGAATTTTGCAACTAGTAAAGATTTAGAAGGGTCAGTTCAAGATTTAGAAAATGCAGAACAAAATGTAAAAAAATCAGAACAAGAGTTAAAAAAACAAGTTGAAGGATTTTTAGAAATTCTAGAGACAAAAGATTTAAATACTTTGGATACAAAAGATATTGAAAAACAAATTCAAGAACTAAAGGAAAAAATAGATAACTCGTATTCTAAAAAAACTTCTCTTAAAACATATTCTGAGTATGAAAAAGCAATAAAACAAATCAAGGAAAAATTAAAAGACAAGGAAGAGCTTGAGGAAAAATTAAATGAACTTTTAGAGAGCTTAAAAAAGAAAAAAGAAGAAAGAAGAAAAGCTTTACAAGAAGCTAAGCAGGAGTTTGAAAATTTTAAAAAACAAGTTGACTCTACAACCGGAGAAACTCATGGGCAGAGAGCTGGAAATCAAGGGCAGGTTGGACGACAAGCTTGGATGAAGGCTAAAGAATTTGGCCTAAGCGTAAATTATTCTGGTAATAATGGTGCTAATACTGGGGATATGACAAATGGAGTTATAGATGATGCACTTAAAAAGATTGAAGAAGAGCTTAAGGAAATAGAAGAAGATGAAAAAGAATAA